In Gemella massiliensis, a single window of DNA contains:
- the proC gene encoding pyrroline-5-carboxylate reductase has product MKIGFIGAGKMGEAILKGFIKKNIVPKENIFIRNSCDKSTKIIAERNNVNFCKDIYDLVNNSDLIIIGVKPYLITDILEKIKDIIAEKIIISMAAAVSISDMENIIPDKKIIRIMPNTPVEVCSGVIGMCANTFITPEEKTTIHTIFSTLGICIEIKESDMSSLTAISGSGPAYAYLFVEALADGAVLNGLKRDISYKLAAQTLLGSAKMLLETCHHPAKLKDDVTSPAGSTIEAIRILEEKGFRSAVIECERACFEKLKKM; this is encoded by the coding sequence ATGAAAATAGGATTTATCGGTGCCGGCAAAATGGGAGAAGCTATACTAAAAGGGTTTATAAAGAAAAATATTGTCCCGAAAGAAAATATATTTATAAGAAATTCCTGTGATAAAAGCACAAAAATTATAGCCGAACGAAACAATGTTAATTTTTGTAAAGATATATATGATCTTGTTAATAATTCCGATCTTATAATTATAGGAGTTAAACCTTACCTTATTACAGATATTTTAGAAAAAATAAAAGATATTATTGCTGAAAAAATAATTATTTCTATGGCAGCAGCCGTGTCTATTTCAGATATGGAAAACATTATTCCGGATAAAAAAATAATCCGTATAATGCCGAATACTCCGGTTGAAGTCTGTTCCGGTGTTATCGGTATGTGTGCAAATACTTTTATTACACCTGAAGAAAAAACGACCATTCATACTATCTTTTCTACACTGGGCATTTGTATAGAAATTAAAGAGTCTGATATGTCATCACTTACCGCCATTAGCGGTTCGGGTCCGGCCTATGCTTATCTTTTTGTTGAAGCCTTGGCTGACGGAGCTGTTCTTAACGGGCTTAAACGTGATATATCCTATAAACTTGCCGCACAAACACTTTTAGGTTCGGCAAAAATGTTGTTGGAAACCTGTCATCATCCTGCAAAACTAAAAGATGATGTTACTTCCCCTGCTGGTAGCACCATTGAAGCCATTAGAATTTTAGAGGAAAAAGGATTTAGAAGTGCCGTTATTGAATGTGAACGGGCTTGTTTTGAAAAATTAAAAAAAATGTAA
- a CDS encoding acetyl-CoA C-acetyltransferase: MTRVAIVSAFRSAIGAFGGSLKDIDVAELGAKVVKYSLDDINLEYNLVDEVIFGNVLQGGLGQNIARQISVKAGLSKQTPAFVVNKVCGSGLKSVLLGTQSILLGDNDIVVCGGLEVMSGAPYYTKGIRFGKKLGSFELEDSIISDGLTDAFENYHMGITAENIAEKFNISRKEQDFFAFDSQKKAQRAIETGKFKKEIVPIKVKIGKEECIFDTDEFPRFNSTMEGLGKLRPAFKKEGTVTAGNSSGINDGAAAVILMNEKRAIELGIEPLVFIEGYATSGLDNKIMGLGPVPAVNKVLTKLNISKEEVDLFELNEAFAAQSLAVINELGVDSEKVNINGGAIALGHPIGASGTRILVSLVHELIHENKKRGLCSLCIGGGQGIALVIHRN; encoded by the coding sequence ATGACTAGAGTTGCTATTGTTTCCGCTTTTCGTTCGGCAATCGGAGCGTTTGGCGGAAGTTTAAAAGATATTGATGTAGCAGAACTTGGGGCAAAAGTTGTGAAATATTCGTTGGACGACATAAACTTAGAATATAATTTGGTGGATGAGGTAATTTTTGGTAATGTCCTTCAAGGTGGTCTTGGGCAAAATATAGCTAGACAAATTTCTGTTAAAGCAGGTCTGTCTAAACAAACTCCGGCGTTTGTAGTTAACAAAGTTTGCGGTTCCGGGTTAAAGAGTGTTTTACTCGGGACACAGTCTATTCTGCTTGGAGATAATGACATAGTTGTTTGTGGTGGACTAGAGGTTATGAGTGGTGCACCATACTATACGAAAGGTATTCGCTTTGGGAAAAAATTAGGTTCTTTTGAATTGGAAGACAGTATAATTTCTGACGGTTTAACAGATGCTTTCGAGAATTATCATATGGGAATTACCGCCGAAAATATTGCAGAAAAATTTAATATTTCGAGAAAAGAGCAGGATTTTTTTGCGTTTGATAGCCAGAAAAAAGCTCAAAGGGCGATAGAAACCGGGAAATTTAAGAAAGAAATTGTCCCCATTAAAGTAAAAATAGGAAAGGAAGAATGTATTTTTGATACCGATGAATTTCCGAGGTTTAATTCTACTATGGAGGGGCTGGGAAAACTTCGCCCCGCTTTTAAAAAAGAAGGGACTGTGACGGCAGGGAATTCTTCAGGAATTAATGATGGAGCGGCGGCGGTTATTTTAATGAACGAGAAAAGAGCAATAGAATTGGGAATTGAACCGTTGGTTTTTATAGAAGGATATGCTACTTCCGGTTTGGATAATAAAATAATGGGTTTAGGCCCTGTTCCGGCTGTTAATAAAGTATTGACAAAGTTAAACATTTCAAAAGAAGAGGTTGATTTATTCGAGTTGAATGAGGCGTTTGCAGCACAGTCGCTGGCAGTTATTAACGAATTAGGTGTGGACAGTGAAAAAGTAAACATTAATGGAGGGGCTATAGCCCTTGGGCATCCGATAGGAGCGAGCGGAACAAGAATTTTAGTGAGCCTTGTTCATGAACTTATTCATGAAAATAAGAAACGAGGTCTTTGTTCACTTTGTATAGGTGGAGGACAGGGTATAGCACTTGTTATACATAGAAATTAA
- a CDS encoding YSIRK-type signal peptide-containing protein (The YSIRK form of extended signal peptide directs nascent proteins to the cross-wall site, while signal peptides lacking YSIRK direct proteins instead to the cell pole. A large fraction of YSIRK proteins are surface proteins anchored by sortase-mediated processing of a C-terminal LPXTG motif.) produces the protein MKKQFGEKLIRYSINKLKIGVSLTLVGTFFIFGSNLVEANNLEVNGKADNVKNTNEKNTTTPFKKIELDSNYAEKISKGLIGLENGKYDSLLFNKGTKVLDPNADDDNDGILNKDEIYIYEKNGKKYLGYNSHPLLKDSDGDGLIDTKVSEYNNNSTDKDNDNLQWHVTDRDMALLMELCYRDDEYINKVLNNNRTWSKEDNYRKNGEKEGRKEYELMHNELAPYWKVKEFYHKDSGFDAVLFETRSELPFLKNGTVQVLAIRGTQAESLKDLTNDFVIAWGQNPTQAEDAKSLIRSYINRDDITNLYITGHSLGGYLAQRAVVDAYELSINPYYIESAQKKNQNFYNNILKKATTFNAPKVNAARTIWSKDLFNSSLYSKKLAQSGEIKHYGVENDALVGKIYNDKDVMTIIGKTERGHSSRSYFESIANNIKNFKIGSRNKLDGVGAQEKPLKTLKQVSLTDEEYKNLFKPRLVENSIEITKNAKLTKEDILSKIDKTNLPENIKISFSIPKTDKEGEFNVPITITYLDRNLTDTLLNISVKIKDLDLTELKNKKMEMENLLKEFSRSKVNDEVIENLKDLIKKTDDIINDTTKTQEEIYSEVEKLEKILNDYRVKKFQKEDEQ, from the coding sequence ATGAAAAAACAATTTGGTGAAAAATTAATAAGATATTCCATTAACAAGTTAAAAATAGGTGTTAGTTTAACTTTAGTTGGAACATTTTTTATTTTTGGAAGTAATTTAGTAGAAGCTAATAATCTCGAAGTAAACGGTAAAGCGGATAATGTAAAAAATACCAACGAAAAAAATACAACAACACCTTTTAAAAAAATAGAATTAGATAGTAATTATGCTGAAAAAATTTCTAAAGGATTAATTGGACTGGAAAACGGAAAATATGACAGTTTACTTTTTAATAAAGGTACAAAGGTATTAGATCCAAATGCCGATGATGATAACGATGGAATTTTAAATAAAGATGAAATTTACATTTATGAAAAAAATGGGAAAAAATATTTAGGATATAACAGTCACCCATTATTAAAGGATAGTGACGGCGATGGTTTAATAGATACAAAAGTATCAGAATATAATAATAACTCTACTGATAAAGATAATGATAATTTACAATGGCATGTGACTGACAGAGATATGGCGCTACTTATGGAGCTTTGTTATCGTGACGATGAATATATAAATAAAGTTCTCAATAACAATAGAACTTGGAGTAAGGAAGATAATTATAGAAAAAATGGAGAAAAGGAAGGTAGAAAAGAATATGAATTAATGCACAACGAGTTGGCACCATATTGGAAAGTCAAAGAATTTTATCATAAAGATAGCGGATTTGATGCGGTGTTGTTTGAAACCAGAAGTGAACTTCCGTTTTTGAAAAATGGAACTGTCCAAGTGTTGGCAATTCGTGGAACTCAGGCGGAAAGTTTAAAAGATTTGACAAATGATTTTGTAATAGCGTGGGGGCAAAACCCTACTCAGGCAGAAGATGCAAAATCACTGATTAGATCGTATATTAATCGTGATGATATAACTAATTTATACATTACAGGGCACTCACTTGGAGGTTATTTAGCTCAACGAGCGGTAGTGGATGCGTATGAATTATCAATCAATCCGTACTATATAGAATCCGCACAAAAGAAAAATCAAAATTTTTATAATAATATTTTAAAAAAAGCCACTACTTTTAACGCACCTAAAGTAAATGCAGCCAGAACTATATGGAGTAAAGACTTGTTTAATTCAAGTTTATACAGCAAAAAATTGGCGCAATCAGGGGAAATAAAACATTATGGTGTAGAGAATGATGCTTTGGTAGGAAAAATATATAACGATAAAGATGTAATGACCATTATAGGAAAAACTGAAAGGGGACATAGTTCACGTTCTTATTTTGAAAGTATAGCTAACAACATAAAAAATTTCAAGATTGGTAGTAGAAACAAGTTAGATGGTGTTGGAGCTCAAGAAAAACCGCTTAAAACTTTAAAGCAAGTTTCACTAACAGATGAAGAGTATAAAAACTTATTTAAACCACGTTTAGTTGAAAATTCAATAGAAATAACTAAAAATGCCAAATTAACGAAAGAGGATATTTTAAGTAAAATAGATAAAACTAATCTTCCGGAAAATATAAAAATTTCATTTTCTATTCCAAAAACTGATAAGGAAGGAGAATTTAATGTACCGATTACTATAACTTATCTTGATAGAAATCTTACGGATACATTATTGAATATCTCTGTTAAAATTAAAGATTTGGATTTAACAGAGTTAAAAAATAAAAAAATGGAGATGGAAAATTTATTAAAAGAATTTTCAAGAAGCAAAGTCAATGATGAAGTAATTGAAAATTTAAAAGATTTAATAAAGAAAACAGATGATATAATTAATGATACAACCAAAACACAAGAAGAAATTTATTCAGAGGTTGAAAAACTTGAAAAGATTCTTAATGATTATAGAGTAAAAAAATTTCAAAAAGAAGATGAGCAATAA
- the ung gene encoding uracil-DNA glycosylase: MDKSWKEIFKNYQYRKELGETVDNINIVRNRATIFPPKEQVFRVFELPIEDIKVVILGQDPYHNEKQACGLSFSVNDGVALPKSLINIYKELYDDLGIKPAKTGNLEPWFKQGVFLLNAVLTVEKNKPASHNNIGWQNFTDYIIKTISDKNNNVVFILWGAYARSKKMLIDTTKHKIIESAHPSPLSAYRGFFGSKPFSRTNQFLRECGKTEINFDLN, encoded by the coding sequence ATGGACAAATCATGGAAAGAAATATTTAAGAATTATCAATATAGAAAAGAATTAGGCGAAACGGTAGATAATATAAATATAGTAAGGAACAGGGCAACTATTTTTCCTCCGAAGGAGCAAGTCTTTAGAGTTTTTGAACTACCTATTGAAGATATTAAAGTTGTTATATTAGGGCAAGACCCTTATCATAATGAAAAACAAGCTTGCGGTTTAAGTTTTTCCGTTAATGACGGAGTGGCATTACCTAAAAGCCTTATTAATATTTATAAGGAGTTATATGATGATTTAGGTATTAAACCGGCGAAAACCGGAAATTTGGAACCATGGTTTAAACAAGGAGTATTTCTTTTAAATGCGGTGCTTACTGTAGAAAAAAACAAACCTGCCAGCCATAATAATATAGGGTGGCAAAATTTTACGGACTATATTATTAAGACGATTTCTGATAAGAATAATAATGTTGTTTTTATACTTTGGGGGGCATATGCACGCAGTAAGAAGATGTTAATTGATACAACAAAGCATAAAATTATAGAATCTGCTCATCCAAGTCCGTTGTCAGCGTATCGTGGTTTTTTTGGAAGTAAACCTTTTTCAAGAACGAATCAGTTTTTAAGAGAATGTGGAAAAACGGAAATTAACTTTGATTTGAATTAA